In Humulus lupulus chromosome 7, drHumLupu1.1, whole genome shotgun sequence, the following are encoded in one genomic region:
- the LOC133792516 gene encoding potassium transporter 7-like, whose product MGRRKKNRYASCGEKIVNPPIFMAEDVEELLLTYQSFGVVYGDLGTSPLYVYSSTFSGKLQKHISQDAIFGAFSLIFWTLIRIPLLKYVIVLLSADDNGEGGTFALYSLLCRHAKFSLFHFDSFQFNSFSVSGLEITCCILVGLFALQHCGTHRVAFLFAPIVLILLFSIFSIGLYNTIHWNPKVVYAFSPHYIVKFFKETGQDGWISLGGILLSITRTEAMFTDLGHFTALSIRLAFAFVVYPCLVVQYMGQAAYLSKNPDKIHYSFYNSIPESVFWPESNLISVLY is encoded by the exons ATGGGTAGGCGAAAGAAAAATCGCTATGCTTCATGCGGGGAAAAGATTGTCAAcccac CAATTTTCATGGCCGAGGATGTCGAGGAATTGTTACTAACTTATCAGAGCTTTGGTGTAGTTTACGGGGACTTGGGTACTTCACCTCTTTATGTTTACTCAAGCACATTTTCTGGGAAGTTACAGAAACATATTAGCCAAGATGCAATCTTTGGTgctttttcattgatcttttggACTCTTATTCGTATCCCTTTGCTTAAGTATGTCATTGTCTTACTCAGTGCTGATGATAATGGTGAAG GTGGGACCTTTGCTCTTTACTCACTGCTTTGCCGCCATGCTAAGTTTAGTTTGTTTCATTTTGATTCATTTCAATTCAATTCATTTTCGGTTTCGGGGCTTGAA ATTACTTGTTGCATCTTGGTCGGTCTGTTTGCTCTGCAGCACTGTGGCACACATAGAGTTGCCTTTTTATTTGCACCTATCGTATTGATCTTGTTATTTTCCATTTTTTCTATTGGTCTCTACAACACAATACATTGGAACCCAAAAGTTGTTTATGCTTTTTCACCCCATTATATTGTCAAGTTCTTTAAGGAGACTGGTCAAGATGGTTGGATTTCTCTTGGTGGGATTCTTCTTTCTATAACTA GAACCGAAGCTATGTTTACAGACCTTGGTCATTTTACTGCTTTGTCAATAAGG CTTGCGTTTGCTTTTGTTGTATACCCATGTTTGGTTGTACAATACATGGGTCAAGCTGCATACTTGTCCAAAAACCCCGATAAGATTCATTACAGCTTTTATAATTCAATCCCTG AATCTGTATTTTGGCCAGAATCT AATTTGATATCTGTACTGTATTGA